The Fervidobacterium pennivorans DNA segment ATAGCTCTCACCAATAAACCGTTTTCGTATCTAAGTGCAATTGAAACACCGTCTATCTTGAGTTCAGCAACGTATTCTACGTCACCTACAGTTTTTCTAACTCGCTCATGGAAATTCAATATCTCCGCTTCGTTGTAAGTGTTATCCAAACTAAGCATAGGTTCGCTGTGTTCAACAGTTTCAAATCCTTCAATAGGCTGACCTCCAACCCTCTGGGTTGGTGAGTCAGGTGTTCTCAGTTCAGGGTATTTCTCTTCAAGCTCAATAAGTCTCTGCATCAATCTATCATATTCTTCATCAGTGATAATTGGGCTTGCTAAGACATAGTAACGATAGTTATGATACTCAATCTCTCTTCTTAGTCTTTCTACCTCTTCCCTTATTTTTTCCGGAACCATCGCTATCCCCTCTTTTGCCTTTTTTCTTTGCTCCTTTTTCTTTAATCTTAACACCTTCGAGCAGCTTTTCTATTTTGGTGTCAGATTCTGGTTTGACACTTTCACCTGACTTATCTTTTTTCATTTTCTTTAAATCCTCAGCTGAAGCTATTTCAAAATCGATTTCCATCCTCACTTTATCTGCCCTCACTACTTTTGCTTTTAGCATATCACCGATTCTGTAAACAGTTCCTGTGTGCTTGCCAATAAGTAAGCTCTTAATTTCATCGTAGTAGTAATAATCATCAAGAGTTGAAACATGGATGAGACCGGAGATGTATTTGTCTGGTATCTCTACAAACATGCCAAATTTCGTAACCGATGTGACAACAACATCGTATACTTCACCAATATGTCTTGAAATGTAGTCAATTTTCTTCAAAGCTTCGTAATCCCATTCGGCCTCATCAGCAACTCTTTCCCTCTTGCTACAATGCACTGCAGCTTTTGCAAGGTATTTTTCTAACTTCTTAATTTCTTTCTTTGGAATAGCCCCACCAGTTTCAAGGTACATCTTCAATAATCTGTGGACTATCAAATCCGGATACCTTCGTATTGGTGATGTAAAATGTGTGTAAGCTTCCGATGCAAGTCCGAAGTGTCCAACGTTACTCGGTGAATATATTGCACGCTTCATAGAGCGCACCAAAAGCCTTTGTATACTGCTTCTTAACGGATGATCCTTTGTTTTTTCCAAAAGCTCTTGCAAAATCCTGGGGTGTATATTTTGTGGTAATTTCATTTTGATTCCCAATGCGCTTAGATAATTCTTCAACTGAAGCATTGTATCAAAATCCGGCTCTTCATGTATTCTGTAAAGGAATGGAATTCCCGCGTTGTGGAATATTTCGGCAACGGTTTCATTTGCTTTAATCATAAATTCCTCAATGATTACCTCGGATTCGCCTCGTTTTCTTGGAACAATATCAATCGCATGGCCTTTTTCATCAAGGATAATCTTTACTTCATCACCCTCGATATCAAGTATCGCTCCTCTTCGCCTTCTGTTTTCTCTTAGGATATCCTTTAGTTCCTTCATTAAATATATATGTTCTGCCAAATCCTTGAGCTTATTGCCTTCAGGTTTTCCTTCAAGGAAAGCATTAACATCATCGTATACAAGTCTTCTGTAGCTTCTAATTACTCCGTTTCCGACTTTGTAATCGACAACGTCTCCTTGTTTGTTAATTTCCATAATCAAAGACATAACAAGCCTGTCCTCGCCTTGGACAAGACTACATAGACCATTAGAAAGCTTAAAAGGCAGCATAGGAATTACCCTGTCGGCTAAATAAACACTTGTTGCCCTGTTATATGCCTCGTTGTCGAGTGCAGTTCCAGGTTTCACATAATGAGATACATCGGCGATATGAACACCAAGAAGGTAGTTCCCATTTGGAAGTTTCTTCACTTGCACTGCATCGTCGAAGTCTTTTGCATCAGGTCCATCTATCGTGACAATAACTTCATCTCTAAAATCCCACCTGCCTTCCAAATCTTCCTCTTGAACATAATCCGGTAGTTGTGCCGTTTCTTTAAGCACTTCCTCTGGAAACTCAACAGGCAGGTTGTGTTTTATTACAACTGTAGGAAAGTCAGTAGCGGGGTCCTCAACCCTTCCTAAAACTTCTACTACACGTGCTTGAGGAGACTTTGTTGCAGATGGATATCTAATAATCTCAGCAACAACTTTCATACCGGGTTTTGCGCCGTTTATCTCCTCAATAGGAACGTTGAATTCTACTGGCAATTTTGGGTCATCTGGAATCACAAATGCGAATTGACCTCGGGTTTGAAAAACTCCTACGAATTGTTTGATACCCCTCTCAAGTACTTTCACAACACGCCCTTCAGGTAATTCATACCATTTGCCTATGATTTGGACCAAGACCCTATCTTTGTGCATTGCAAAATTCGTTTTCTCAACTGGTACTGCGATTTCTTGACCTTCATCCGTTGTTACAAAAGCCAGATTTCCACTCCTGGTGAATTCAATAATCCCAGTAAGCAAATTACCTTTCGTTAGCGTGTATCTTCCGTCGTCACCTCTGAATATGTAACCCTGATTTACCAAATCCTCCAACATAAACTTTAGTTTTTGCTTTTCTTTAGGGTCACTAATTTCAAAATGTCTGCACAACTCTTTGAAAGTCATAGGGGTGTAATCGGGCGACTTGAAAAATTTCTTCAGTTCTGGTTTTTTTAACACAAAAATTTCCCTCCTTTATTGTCTTCTTCGCTAATCTACTGTCAATTATATCATACCTAAGCGGCGTTGAATCTCATAAAACTTTAAATACCAAACGACGATTAATTACTGAACGACCAGGATTTTTCCTACCAGAACACTTTTGACTATGTTTCTTTTAGATGATAGACTTCCAGTAGAGCTTGGACAAAATTAAAAAAGTCAGGGAGGTATACGTGTGCAAAAGAAACACATCTTTTCACTAGAGAGCTTTGTCTTTTTGACTGTAGTAATTATCTTTTTCTGGGTATTTATATCTGTGATGGGTAGTGCCAACTTTTTTAAAACTCTTATGGCAACCGCTCATGACCTTTTGCTGAATACTGTCTTTTTTATAATGGCTGTGGCAGTATTAACAGGAGCTTTTGCTAGTTTGCTTTACGAGTTTGGAATTGTTCATTGGATTCACTTACTACTTGATAGACTTATGCGTCCATTGTATGGTCTTCCAGGTATCGCGGCAATGGGCATAATTTCTACATACTTTTCGGATAACCCAGCGATAATAGCGCTTGCCAAAGATAAATCCTTCATATCACATTTTGAAAAATGGCAGGAACCTTTACTTTGTAATCTTGGAACATCATTTGGAATGGGAATGATAGTGTCAACTTTCTTTATTGCCCAAGGTGGCAAAGTTGGTGTTAATCTACTACCAGCTGTTATTATAGGAAACGTAGGAACAGTGATTGGAAGCATTGTGAGCGTTAGATTATTTTCGATATCGACCAAAAAACGTTTGGGAAGCGTTCACAAAGAAGTGGAAAAAAGAGTGTCTCATTTCAGAGATATTCGAGAAGGTAATGCATTCGAAAGGTTTTTAGAAGCTATGCTTGACGGTGGCAAGACAGGAGTTGACATAGGTCTTGGCATAATCCCAGGAGTACTAGTGATAAGTACCTTAGTCATGATGCTAACATTTGGACCAAAAGACCCTTCCATGGGCTACCAGGGGCTTGCGTATGAAGGTATCGCTTTGTTTGATAAACTTGGAAAACTCATATACTGGCCCATCAAGTTCCTCTTTGGGTTTGATAATCCTCAACTCATTGCATTTCCAATAACTTGTCTCGGTTCAACAGGAGCGGCACTTGCCTTGGTTCCAAAGTTTCTCGAGCATGGGCTTATCAAGCCAAGTGATATCGCTGTTTTTACAGCAGTTGGTATGACTTGGAGTGGATACCTTAGTACGCATGTTGGCATGATGGATGCTCTGGGTTATCGTTATCTTACAAGCAAAGCTATTCTTTCGCACACAATTGCAGGGTTAGTTGCTGGATTTTCGGCGAACATTCTCTACAGAATGTTCTTTTAAGAAAGTTCTTTCAAAAAAGGGGGGATTCAATGAACCGTGCAAAGCTTAGCGTTTCGCAGATTGAAGTACTTAAGACATCCGGAGAGTTCGAAACTAACACGTATAAATTCAATTTAGATGGCATAACTTACCTTGTAGACCCTGGGTTTGGTGTAGGCGAAAAAGTTAATAAAGATAGACAAGTTGACGTTATCATTACACATGGTCATTATGACCACATTAGTGGGTTACCTGAAATTGATTTTGACAGAATATACATTTCTCCAGAAGACAGCATCGCGCTCACGGATCCAACATCGAACCTATCGGTATTTTTCACAGAACCTTTCGCTTTCGAGGTGGAGTGGTATAATATAGACGAATATTTCCAAACACTTGTTGCGCCTGGTCATACACCTGGCTCAAGGATAATAATCTTCGAAGGAGTCATTTTCACAGGTGATGTTGTGTTTTCCAATTCGATTGGCAGAGTCGACTTGTATGTGGATAAATCAGAACAAGTGCAAATGAGAAAACAAATGACAGCAACGATAAAAAGACTGAGAGAACTTTTCAAAACGCTCCCACAAGATTGGTTTATCTGTCCAGGACACGGAGAGGTAGTGACTATAAAAAGATTGTTCGAAATAAATCCGTTCTTCAAATAAAATCCAGGAAGTGGTAGTTTGTCAAAAGTTTTTCGGAACGTGGATATATATGACCAAGCTTACTTGGAGCGATTACGAAGCCTAGAAATCAAAAGAAAGGTTATTGTGGATATTTTGAAGAATTACAAGAACTTGGACAAAGCAAAGCTTGAAGTGCTTACAAAAAATTTGGAACATCCCGACAAGCAAGGATTGAAAAAAGTCAATCCTATTATTTTTTCATTTTTACTCGATAGTATTTTTACAATCCAGGAAAGTATTGAGATAAAAATATCTGAGTTTGAGAAAAATAAGCTTTCCCGATACATTCTTTTTGAACTTCTCTTTTGGTCAAAGCCTTCCGCGTATCCGTTCCCAGACGAAAAAGTTGAAAACTACAAAGCTTTTCTTGCAAAAAAACGCCAAAAGCTCAAAGAAGCAAACTTGGAAAATTTCCTTCAATTGTATGCACTGGAAAGTATAGAAAAGGACACATTTTTGAGGGATGTAAAGGCAGCAATTTTCAAAGTCAAACCTGAAAACCTTGAAGAATACCTTTGGATAAGTGATTTTGTTGATTACCTCAACCCAATAGAAAAGAGCGAGATAAAAAACAAGGTACATCCATATGTATGGAAAGTGTTGAACTCAAAGTCAAAAACAATTCCAGTGGTTATAGATGGCAGCAACATACTTCTTGCTTTTGAACTCAGAGGTCCAGAAAGAATAGATACACTTTTGGAATTAATCTCAAAATTGGACCAAACGTATTTCCCATTTTACCTGGTTTTCGATGCAAATGCTAAATACAAATTTCATACGAGGTATTTTAACTACAAACGCACTTATTACCATTCACCAGCCGATGAGCTGATATTGGGACTTGCAAGAGAAGTCAAAGGTGTTGTGTGTTCAAAAGATAAGTTTAAAGATTACAATATGAGCATCAGAAATATCTGGTATGATTTGAGATTGTAATCGGGGAGGTATATATTTGATTATACTCGGGAGTTCTTCTCCAAGGCGTATACAGTTGCTCTCCTTATTAGGTTTGCCATTCGAGATTGTAAAACCAGATATCGCTGAAGACGTACCGGATGGAAAAATCTACAATCCCGATGTTGTAGTTACAGAACTTGCCAGACAGAAATGTGCGGCTGTTTTCTATAAACTAACATCCGGTAAAGATGGATATCATTTCAAGCTTAATGAGGTCGATGCCATCATCACAGCTGATACAATTGTATGGTTAGATGGGGAAATCTTTGGAAAACCATCCAATGAAAGTGAAGCTGAAAAAATGCTTAGAAGGCTTTCAGGAAATTGGCATAAAGTTTTTACTGGAGTCTGTGTTAAAATATCAGGTGAAGAGATAACATTTTTCGAAGAAACAGAAGTTAAATTCAGAGAACTTAGCAATTGGGAAATTTCATACTACATTTCAACAGGTGAACCATTAGACAAAGCTGGGGCTTATGGCATACAAGGACTTGGCAGTGTTTTTGTTGAAAGAATTATTGGTGATTATACAAATGTAGTTGGATTACCTATACCAAAGCTTTGGCAGGTTTTGTTGGATAGGGGGGTTATCCAAAAATATGCCACTCGAAAATGGTCCCAGGGAAAAATTACTTAAAGAGGGTCCACAAGCCCTCAGTACAGAAGAACTGCTTGCAATACTTTTGCGCACAGGAACGAAAAACAAGGATGTGCTGACTGTTGCAAAAGAAATATTCGAACAAAACGGGAAAAGCTTATATAAACTATCGCGGGCCACGGTGCAAGATTTGAGAAAAGTAAAAGGTTTGGGAATGGTGAAGATAGTAACACTCATTGCCGCTTTAGAGATAGCAAAACGCTTAGCAAAAGAAGAGGTAAAGAATTCAGAAGGACCTTTAAATTCTCCAGAAAAAGTTTTTCAGTACTGCTTAGATATGCAGAACTTTCCTCAAGAAGTTGTGAGAGTTATATTCTTAGACTCAAAACTTAGAATCATCGGTTCTTCCGATATTTCAAGAGGTACGTTAACGACATCAATTGCCCATCCACGTGATGTATTTCGAGAAGCACTTGCGAGAAATGCACATGGGGTAATTATAGTCCACAACCATCCGTCTGGGGACCCTACTCCGAGCGCAGATGATATAGAAATTACCAAACGTCTGGTAGAGGCCGGTAAAGTCTTGGGTATAACTGTCCATGACCACGTAATTATAGGAAGCACATACTACAGTATTGTGCAACGCCTGAAGTAAGTCTATTCAGAACAAGAGGTGATGATATGACTGGCGGTTTCGAAAACGAAGACGATAAGTTAAGAAACCTTATGAAACTTAAAGAGGAACTCGAAAAAGACTTGAAAAAGAAAGGGTTGCTTAAGGAAAAGAAGACAGATAAGCAAAAGCCATCTACTGTTGACGAAGAAACTATCAAAAAACTTCGAGAAAGCGTAGTTACCACAGCTCATTTGTCCGAAGACAAAAGTCTAACGCTTTATGATATAAACTTTCAGGATTACGATGCAAGCATAGATGATGTACTTAAGACTCTCAAAACTTTCATGACGAGAGTCACAAACATTAATTGGAAGATTATTTACGAAGGTTTAATTCGCTTACTTGAAGGAAATATATCACAGGCTAAAGAATCCTTCCAACAAGCAAGTGGAATCGAAGCGAACTATAACAGGCTTTTATCAGCTATGTACAACGGAGAAGATATATCACAAGAGGCTATTACATTCTTAAAAAACAATCCTGAACAAATCTACCCGTTGTTGCTTTTACTTGAAAGGGAACTATTAAAAGGAACGTGCGATGGCATAGAGAAAATATTAACATTGTTAGCAAGAAAATCATCATTATGGAACCTTATTTACGAAATGTATCTTAACAAGGCAACAGAGGAAAGCTTAAACACTGCTGTGCGTGAAAGAGGATTTGCTACGTTGGTTGTTCTCTTAGGTGTTTACATTGACAGTAGCCGGGATTATCCTATCCAAAACCATACGTGTTTGAATGTTCACAAAGCCTATCTCAGAGGTGAAACTATAACTGCTCCTGAATGGTGTGTATTTGGTCAGTTGGCAATCGAGGCAAGGAAATTTCTAGCTGGGTACCAAGTTGACTTAAGCAAAATAAGAAAATTTGAAAAAAGCCCTGAAGGTAAGTTGTTTTTGGGAATGCTTTATTACAATATGAACAATAGAACAATTGCTGAACAATATTTAAAAGCTTTTGAAGTTCAAGTCGGCGAATACCAAATTTACGCCAAACCATTAAAGCAGTCCAAAATAGGTATGGAACAGTTCATTCACCTGCCAAGGGATTTTCAGCCAGTTAGTGAAAATAAAGGTATTTTAGATTTTATCGAAAAGAATCCAGGATATGATATTTACATAAGCTTCCGTAGTACTGAATTTGTAAGGCTAGTTTTCTCAGAAGAACATTGCAAAATTAACTATTCATCAAAACGATAAGGTCTTATGGAGGTGCTAATATGATTCCACTTTTCGATCTGACAAGACAGTATGGA contains these protein-coding regions:
- the radC gene encoding RadC family protein yields the protein MPLENGPREKLLKEGPQALSTEELLAILLRTGTKNKDVLTVAKEIFEQNGKSLYKLSRATVQDLRKVKGLGMVKIVTLIAALEIAKRLAKEEVKNSEGPLNSPEKVFQYCLDMQNFPQEVVRVIFLDSKLRIIGSSDISRGTLTTSIAHPRDVFREALARNAHGVIIVHNHPSGDPTPSADDIEITKRLVEAGKVLGITVHDHVIIGSTYYSIVQRLK
- the rnr gene encoding ribonuclease R translates to MFVLKKPELKKFFKSPDYTPMTFKELCRHFEISDPKEKQKLKFMLEDLVNQGYIFRGDDGRYTLTKGNLLTGIIEFTRSGNLAFVTTDEGQEIAVPVEKTNFAMHKDRVLVQIIGKWYELPEGRVVKVLERGIKQFVGVFQTRGQFAFVIPDDPKLPVEFNVPIEEINGAKPGMKVVAEIIRYPSATKSPQARVVEVLGRVEDPATDFPTVVIKHNLPVEFPEEVLKETAQLPDYVQEEDLEGRWDFRDEVIVTIDGPDAKDFDDAVQVKKLPNGNYLLGVHIADVSHYVKPGTALDNEAYNRATSVYLADRVIPMLPFKLSNGLCSLVQGEDRLVMSLIMEINKQGDVVDYKVGNGVIRSYRRLVYDDVNAFLEGKPEGNKLKDLAEHIYLMKELKDILRENRRRRGAILDIEGDEVKIILDEKGHAIDIVPRKRGESEVIIEEFMIKANETVAEIFHNAGIPFLYRIHEEPDFDTMLQLKNYLSALGIKMKLPQNIHPRILQELLEKTKDHPLRSSIQRLLVRSMKRAIYSPSNVGHFGLASEAYTHFTSPIRRYPDLIVHRLLKMYLETGGAIPKKEIKKLEKYLAKAAVHCSKRERVADEAEWDYEALKKIDYISRHIGEVYDVVVTSVTKFGMFVEIPDKYISGLIHVSTLDDYYYYDEIKSLLIGKHTGTVYRIGDMLKAKVVRADKVRMEIDFEIASAEDLKKMKKDKSGESVKPESDTKIEKLLEGVKIKEKGAKKKGKRGDSDGSGKNKGRGRKTKKRD
- a CDS encoding Maf family protein translates to MIILGSSSPRRIQLLSLLGLPFEIVKPDIAEDVPDGKIYNPDVVVTELARQKCAAVFYKLTSGKDGYHFKLNEVDAIITADTIVWLDGEIFGKPSNESEAEKMLRRLSGNWHKVFTGVCVKISGEEITFFEETEVKFRELSNWEISYYISTGEPLDKAGAYGIQGLGSVFVERIIGDYTNVVGLPIPKLWQVLLDRGVIQKYATRKWSQGKIT
- a CDS encoding MBL fold metallo-hydrolase: MNRAKLSVSQIEVLKTSGEFETNTYKFNLDGITYLVDPGFGVGEKVNKDRQVDVIITHGHYDHISGLPEIDFDRIYISPEDSIALTDPTSNLSVFFTEPFAFEVEWYNIDEYFQTLVAPGHTPGSRIIIFEGVIFTGDVVFSNSIGRVDLYVDKSEQVQMRKQMTATIKRLRELFKTLPQDWFICPGHGEVVTIKRLFEINPFFK
- a CDS encoding CD0519/CD1768 family membrane protein: MQKKHIFSLESFVFLTVVIIFFWVFISVMGSANFFKTLMATAHDLLLNTVFFIMAVAVLTGAFASLLYEFGIVHWIHLLLDRLMRPLYGLPGIAAMGIISTYFSDNPAIIALAKDKSFISHFEKWQEPLLCNLGTSFGMGMIVSTFFIAQGGKVGVNLLPAVIIGNVGTVIGSIVSVRLFSISTKKRLGSVHKEVEKRVSHFRDIREGNAFERFLEAMLDGGKTGVDIGLGIIPGVLVISTLVMMLTFGPKDPSMGYQGLAYEGIALFDKLGKLIYWPIKFLFGFDNPQLIAFPITCLGSTGAALALVPKFLEHGLIKPSDIAVFTAVGMTWSGYLSTHVGMMDALGYRYLTSKAILSHTIAGLVAGFSANILYRMFF